From a region of the Actinomycetota bacterium genome:
- a CDS encoding PDZ domain-containing protein, whose product MRIRKLHLALMAVALVAASCSAEFSIGDNLDDTSADGGGQAVDSLDRVQDAVVRIVAHGSFVEPGEGTMYNTAGSGSGFIVDESGIAVTNNHVVAGAAFLDVFVNGEVEPRNAKVLGVSECSDLAVIDIDGEGYAYLEWSSDPIVAGEKIYAAGFPLGSAEYTLLDGIVSKAKADGESDWSSVDHVIEHSADTLPGSSGGPIVTENGNIVAVNYAGDSAGQSYAIGRDEALSVLDQLKAGENVTSLGINGQAISQDGVSGVFVNSVVSGSPAGNAGVRPGDIVTLIEGIVPATDGTMADYCDVLRSRNATDAISIEVYRPDTDLFYEGVLNSGEKLAAEDVPVTNPPATEPTAAASPSQDDVYEYLQLWPGTCFDDEGIDLDAGYITPVDCNQAHDNEVIAIIQFDSSRPWPGADTLQEESDTECAGSVFEDFVGVPYDDSALYVESIPAPRGDWDSGMAYAICVAYDVDWDPITGSVYQSGY is encoded by the coding sequence ATGCGGATCAGGAAACTACATCTCGCGCTGATGGCCGTGGCGCTTGTCGCCGCCTCCTGTAGCGCCGAATTCAGCATCGGGGACAACCTGGACGACACGTCCGCCGATGGTGGAGGACAGGCAGTCGACAGTCTGGACCGTGTCCAGGACGCGGTCGTACGCATCGTCGCACATGGCAGTTTCGTGGAACCGGGCGAAGGCACCATGTACAACACGGCAGGATCCGGCTCCGGGTTCATCGTTGACGAGTCCGGCATTGCCGTCACCAACAACCACGTGGTCGCCGGTGCAGCCTTCTTGGACGTGTTCGTGAATGGGGAGGTCGAGCCTCGCAACGCCAAGGTCCTCGGTGTATCCGAATGCTCCGACCTGGCCGTCATCGATATCGACGGTGAGGGGTATGCGTATCTCGAGTGGTCCAGCGATCCGATCGTGGCCGGCGAGAAGATCTACGCTGCGGGGTTCCCGCTCGGTTCCGCCGAGTACACACTGCTGGACGGGATCGTCTCCAAGGCGAAAGCGGATGGCGAGTCCGACTGGTCGTCGGTCGATCATGTGATCGAGCATTCCGCGGACACGCTTCCCGGCTCATCGGGCGGTCCAATCGTCACCGAGAACGGCAACATAGTTGCCGTCAACTACGCCGGCGACTCTGCCGGCCAATCGTACGCGATCGGCCGTGACGAGGCGCTCTCCGTTCTCGATCAACTCAAAGCCGGCGAGAATGTCACCTCCCTCGGCATCAACGGGCAGGCGATCAGCCAGGACGGCGTGTCCGGCGTCTTCGTCAACTCGGTCGTCTCCGGCAGCCCCGCAGGAAACGCCGGTGTCAGACCCGGCGATATCGTCACCCTCATCGAAGGGATCGTCCCTGCCACCGACGGCACCATGGCCGACTACTGCGACGTGCTTCGCAGCCGCAACGCCACCGATGCGATCTCCATCGAGGTGTACCGGCCCGACACGGACCTGTTCTACGAAGGTGTCCTCAACTCGGGTGAGAAACTCGCCGCCGAGGATGTTCCCGTAACGAACCCCCCGGCCACGGAGCCCACGGCGGCTGCATCACCGAGTCAGGACGACGTGTACGAGTACCTGCAGCTCTGGCCCGGCACCTGCTTCGACGACGAAGGGATCGACCTCGACGCCGGCTACATCACACCCGTGGACTGTAACCAGGCACACGACAATGAGGTGATCGCCATCATCCAGTTCGATTCTTCCCGCCCGTGGCCTGGCGCCGACACGCTCCAAGAAGAATCGGACACAGAGTGCGCCGGTTCCGTCTTCGAAGACTTCGTTGGCGTTCCCTATGACGACTCGGCACTGTACGTCGAATCGATCCCTGCCCCCCGGGGCGACTGGGACTCAGGCATGGCCTATGCCATCTGCGTCGCCTACGACGTGGACTGGGATCCCATCACCGGCAGTGTCTACCAGTCCGGCTACTAG
- a CDS encoding DEAD/DEAH box helicase: MTTTFAQLGLPDTLVRALAKGNIVEPFPVQTVTIPDALAGKDVSGRAPTGSGKTLAFGLPLLTKVDRANAYRPRALILAPTRELAEQIKRELVPLAQAVGRRVFAIYGGVGYGPQKGALRRGVDVLVATPGRLEDLIEQGSVDLRKVDIVVVDEADRMADMGFFPAVRRILDQTSKQRQTLLFSATLDGDVAVLSRDYQRDPVRHEAGTVEPETVDVRHHFWLVQHHDRVQHTADLIEAAGRSIVFTRTRHGADRLVKQLSKLGINAVAMHGGRSQNQRTRALQSFSSGRSQALIATDVAARGIHIDAVASVIHFDPPGDSKDYLHRSGRTARAGATGTVVSLVTGDQQRNVRRMQRDLDLHAPIEAPRLEALNHGGHRVGEPAPVGPRRQAPTTRPDARPQRKPHHPGDGGPSVYIANLPWEATVDDVQTLFARYGEVHQTTIITDRRTGRSKGFGFVDMPQPAARTAIEALHGSMLDGRDLTVRFAKPKRHYD, translated from the coding sequence ATGACAACCACGTTCGCCCAACTTGGGCTACCCGACACGCTCGTGCGCGCACTCGCCAAGGGCAACATCGTCGAACCCTTCCCCGTCCAAACAGTCACGATCCCCGATGCTCTCGCCGGCAAAGATGTGTCCGGCAGGGCACCGACCGGATCCGGCAAGACCCTCGCATTCGGCCTCCCGCTGCTCACCAAGGTGGACAGGGCGAACGCGTACCGGCCCCGGGCGCTGATCCTGGCTCCCACGCGAGAGCTCGCCGAGCAGATCAAACGCGAACTCGTTCCGCTGGCTCAGGCGGTCGGCCGCCGTGTGTTCGCCATCTATGGCGGTGTGGGATACGGTCCCCAGAAAGGCGCGTTGCGGCGCGGCGTCGATGTTCTGGTAGCAACCCCCGGAAGGCTCGAGGACCTCATCGAGCAAGGCTCCGTGGACCTGCGCAAGGTCGATATCGTCGTGGTCGACGAGGCAGACCGAATGGCCGATATGGGGTTCTTCCCTGCCGTGCGACGTATTCTCGATCAGACGTCGAAGCAACGGCAAACACTGTTGTTCTCGGCGACGCTCGATGGGGACGTGGCCGTCTTGAGCCGCGATTACCAGCGGGATCCTGTCCGCCACGAGGCGGGGACGGTGGAGCCCGAAACGGTCGACGTCCGGCACCACTTCTGGCTCGTGCAACACCACGACCGTGTGCAGCACACCGCCGACCTGATCGAGGCGGCAGGCCGCTCCATCGTGTTCACCCGTACCCGTCACGGTGCCGACCGACTCGTCAAACAGCTCTCCAAGCTGGGAATCAATGCAGTCGCCATGCACGGCGGACGCTCCCAGAACCAGCGGACCAGGGCCCTCCAATCGTTCTCGTCCGGTCGCTCCCAGGCGCTGATCGCCACTGATGTCGCGGCGAGAGGAATCCACATCGACGCGGTCGCCTCGGTGATCCACTTCGATCCGCCTGGCGACTCCAAGGACTATCTGCATCGCTCGGGCCGCACCGCTCGCGCCGGTGCCACCGGAACGGTCGTCAGCCTCGTGACCGGCGACCAGCAGCGGAACGTCCGCCGCATGCAACGGGACCTCGACCTTCATGCACCCATCGAGGCGCCCCGACTCGAGGCGCTCAACCACGGTGGGCACCGGGTCGGCGAGCCTGCGCCGGTAGGGCCAAGGCGACAAGCTCCGACCACGCGCCCGGACGCACGCCCCCAGAGGAAGCCGCATCACCCAGGCGACGGCGGGCCGAGCGTCTACATCGCGAACCTACCGTGGGAAGCCACCGTCGACGACGTGCAAACGCTGTTCGCACGCTACGGCGAAGTCCACCAAACCACCATCATCACCGACCGGCGGACAGGACGCTCGAAAGGATTCGGCTTCGTCGACATGCCCCAGCCGGCCGCTCGGACCGCGATCGAAGCGCTGCACGGTTCGATGCTGGACGGCCGGGACCTCACCGTCCGCTTCGCCAAACCAAAACGCCACTACGACTGA
- a CDS encoding TetR/AcrR family transcriptional regulator — protein MPSSERRTNPQVQRTRRLMLDAARRLLSEHGPEAVTHLRVADAAGVARATVYRHWPDRSDILLDLLRRGADLHPAPPPANLPISDRVTGLLRTFAAALNGDSGQIVTAMISLAEWDEDVFAALERMTAFGPKLLRDLLHIGLEEGSIVRGADIDLLADRLIGPLYLRRLLYHDEITDTYVDHLVTSTLAPVLAT, from the coding sequence ATGCCCAGCTCTGAACGCCGGACCAACCCGCAGGTTCAACGCACTCGCCGCCTCATGCTCGATGCGGCCCGTCGGCTGCTTTCGGAACACGGCCCCGAAGCGGTGACCCACCTGCGGGTCGCCGACGCGGCCGGTGTCGCCAGGGCCACGGTCTACCGCCACTGGCCCGACCGCTCCGATATCCTCCTCGACCTCCTGCGCCGGGGAGCCGACCTCCACCCGGCCCCTCCTCCGGCGAACCTCCCCATCTCCGATCGGGTGACCGGACTTCTGCGGACGTTCGCTGCCGCTCTCAACGGTGACAGCGGACAGATCGTCACGGCAATGATCAGCCTTGCCGAATGGGACGAGGACGTGTTTGCCGCGCTCGAGCGGATGACGGCGTTCGGACCGAAGTTGCTGAGGGATCTCCTCCACATCGGTCTCGAAGAGGGATCGATCGTCCGCGGCGCAGACATCGACCTGCTCGCCGACCGTCTGATCGGCCCCCTCTACCTCCGGCGGCTCCTGTACCACGACGAGATCACCGACACCTACGTGGATCATCTCGTCACGAGCACCCTGGCACCGGTTCTCGCCACGTGA
- a CDS encoding MMPL family transporter, which translates to MLTRLGRFAASHPWRFIAAWLLTVAVLVGTVLGVGQAFTSSITAPASESSEGLGILATEFPHAGGDPATIVFRAEQGVDNSDVRTAMSELFERTKQIEGVVNVVSPYSPIGDSQISTSGESAGKIAYAQLVLDAATTTGEGARIGEEIISMAPEIDGFELALGGDVFRHREPPSSETLGLAFAMFVLIAAFGSVLAMGLPVATALAGVGTGVLITALVSNIIEMPDFAATIGIMIGLGVGIDYALFIVTRHREYLGRGISVVDSAAASLNSAGRAVLFAGVTVVVSLLGMLLMGVSFITGLAVAASTTVLVTMVASVTLLPALIGLGGHRIEVTRRGGLLASVLVATALIGVALDIPALRAALILAIAAVIAGRFWGPLKRRVVISSGKPIEETAFYRWSRFVQRRAGIITVMGIVVLAIVAIPVLSVQLGFADASNDPVGTTTREASDLLTEGFGPGANGPLLLIGELSRGIDLKALQGVTNTLGEVDGVARVSRPILNDPRQPTAVLWQVIPETSPQDEATTDLVHDLRDDVIPQIDRTVGTDLRVTGPVAANLDFSEYLSRRIWYFYGAVLFISFLFLMGVFRSVLVPASAVVMNLLAISAAYGIVVAVFQWGWGGGLLGIAPGPIEPFIPMMLFAIVFGLSMDYEVFLLTRIREEYDRHGDNSAAVSDGLTVTARVITAAALIMVFVFGSFLLEDTRTVKILGLGLAAAVAIDATLVRMLLVPATMELFGKKNWWIPRRLDRMLPNLVVEPEQVESQARQESAE; encoded by the coding sequence ATGCTCACACGCCTCGGTCGGTTCGCCGCGTCCCATCCGTGGCGATTCATTGCCGCCTGGCTCTTGACGGTAGCCGTGCTCGTCGGCACCGTCCTCGGCGTGGGACAGGCCTTCACTTCCAGCATCACTGCTCCAGCGTCGGAGAGTAGTGAAGGTCTGGGCATCCTCGCGACCGAGTTTCCGCATGCAGGAGGCGATCCGGCGACGATCGTGTTCCGGGCCGAACAGGGTGTCGACAATTCGGATGTGCGAACAGCGATGTCCGAGCTCTTCGAGAGAACGAAGCAGATCGAGGGCGTCGTCAACGTCGTCAGCCCGTACTCACCGATCGGGGACAGCCAGATCTCGACGAGCGGCGAGAGCGCGGGAAAGATCGCTTATGCACAGCTCGTCCTGGATGCGGCCACCACGACTGGCGAAGGTGCCAGGATTGGGGAGGAGATCATATCGATGGCCCCCGAGATCGACGGGTTCGAGTTGGCTCTCGGCGGTGACGTGTTCCGCCATCGCGAACCTCCGAGTTCGGAGACTCTCGGCCTGGCGTTCGCCATGTTCGTATTGATCGCGGCGTTCGGATCCGTGCTCGCAATGGGCCTCCCCGTCGCGACGGCACTCGCCGGGGTGGGAACCGGCGTGCTGATCACGGCGCTGGTGAGCAACATCATCGAGATGCCCGACTTCGCCGCGACGATCGGCATCATGATCGGCCTCGGGGTCGGCATCGACTATGCGTTGTTCATCGTTACTCGGCATCGGGAGTACCTCGGCCGCGGGATCTCCGTTGTCGACTCGGCCGCGGCTTCGCTCAACTCCGCGGGTCGCGCCGTGCTGTTCGCCGGTGTCACCGTCGTCGTCTCGCTTCTCGGTATGTTGCTGATGGGCGTCTCGTTCATCACAGGTCTCGCCGTTGCCGCATCGACGACCGTGCTGGTCACGATGGTCGCGTCGGTCACCCTGCTTCCCGCCCTCATCGGTCTTGGAGGGCATCGCATCGAGGTGACACGCCGCGGTGGCCTGCTCGCCTCCGTGCTCGTGGCGACCGCCCTGATCGGCGTGGCACTCGACATCCCGGCGCTCAGGGCAGCACTCATTCTCGCCATTGCCGCCGTTATCGCAGGGCGCTTCTGGGGACCGCTCAAGAGGCGCGTCGTGATCTCGTCCGGCAAACCCATCGAAGAGACCGCCTTCTACCGGTGGAGTCGCTTCGTCCAGCGCAGAGCAGGAATCATCACCGTGATGGGCATCGTCGTGCTCGCCATCGTTGCCATTCCCGTCCTCTCCGTTCAGCTCGGGTTTGCCGACGCGAGCAACGATCCTGTGGGGACGACGACACGGGAGGCTTCCGATCTGCTCACCGAAGGCTTCGGGCCGGGCGCGAATGGGCCGTTGCTTCTCATCGGCGAGTTGTCGAGGGGGATAGATCTCAAGGCACTCCAAGGTGTGACGAACACGCTCGGGGAAGTGGACGGGGTCGCCCGGGTGTCCCGGCCCATTCTCAACGACCCACGGCAGCCGACCGCCGTCCTTTGGCAGGTGATTCCCGAGACTTCACCGCAGGATGAGGCAACCACCGATCTCGTTCACGATCTCCGCGACGACGTCATCCCGCAGATCGACCGGACGGTGGGGACCGATCTCAGGGTCACCGGGCCGGTCGCCGCGAATCTCGACTTTTCCGAGTACCTGTCTCGGCGGATCTGGTACTTCTACGGGGCCGTCCTGTTCATCTCGTTCCTGTTCCTCATGGGGGTGTTTCGCTCGGTGCTCGTTCCGGCGAGCGCGGTCGTGATGAACCTGCTCGCGATCAGCGCCGCCTACGGCATCGTCGTAGCGGTGTTCCAGTGGGGATGGGGCGGCGGACTCCTGGGCATCGCTCCCGGTCCGATCGAGCCATTCATCCCGATGATGCTGTTCGCTATCGTCTTCGGGCTCTCGATGGACTACGAGGTGTTCCTGCTGACCCGTATTCGTGAGGAGTACGACCGACACGGTGACAACAGCGCGGCCGTGTCCGACGGATTGACCGTCACGGCGCGGGTCATCACGGCGGCGGCACTGATCATGGTCTTCGTTTTCGGCAGCTTCCTGCTCGAGGACACCAGAACGGTCAAGATCCTCGGGCTGGGTCTCGCCGCAGCGGTCGCCATCGACGCGACCCTGGTGCGGATGCTGCTCGTGCCCGCCACGATGGAGCTGTTCGGAAAGAAGAACTGGTGGATTCCCCGCCGGCTCGACCGTATGCTTCCAAACCTGGTCGTCGAGCCCGAACAAGTGGAATCGCAGGCACGCCAGGAGTCTGCCGAGTGA
- the merA gene encoding mercury(II) reductase yields MSTKITLGVKGMTCDSCEHHVGSVLASAGLTDLEVDWRRGLATGIDTGSFDVTKATDALEGTTYEIVSVSTSDNEPADITASGDDDYDLLIIGSGSAAFAAAIKARDLGASVAIAEKGTIGGTCVNVGCVPSKALLRPAELYHQAGHSPFAGVATFAGDLDLGVLIAAKDELVGVLRQEKYVDLLDVYDIDLIRGTARFTGPNAVEVDGRPITAGRYLIATGASPWVPPIEGLDDTDYLTSTTALELTELPEELIVVGANAIGLELGQLFAHLGSKVTWVEALDRIAPFEEPEISDLLRGNLVSDGGQVYENAVARRAGTDGDRTWLEIETGGTGARLEADRLLIATGRRANTANLGLDFADVGTDKHGSIVVDASFATSNPAVWAAGDVTTIPQFVYVAAASGNIAAENALRAAGRAIDLRTMPRVTFTSPPIASVGLTEEAARETGRPVVTSILPLDSVPRALVNRDTAGVIKLVADESTGELLGAHMLAEGAGDVIQAAVVAMHYHATVDEIAGMFHPYLTMAEALKLAAQTFNKDVRNLSCCAA; encoded by the coding sequence ATGAGTACCAAGATCACCCTCGGCGTCAAGGGGATGACCTGCGACAGCTGCGAACACCACGTTGGGAGCGTGCTTGCCTCGGCAGGCCTGACGGATCTCGAAGTCGACTGGCGCCGTGGGCTCGCAACCGGAATCGACACAGGTTCGTTCGACGTGACGAAGGCGACCGATGCGCTGGAGGGGACCACCTACGAGATCGTCTCCGTCTCCACATCCGACAACGAGCCGGCGGACATCACCGCCTCGGGCGACGACGACTACGACCTGCTGATCATCGGCTCGGGTTCGGCGGCGTTCGCCGCAGCGATCAAGGCGAGGGATCTCGGAGCGTCCGTCGCCATCGCCGAGAAGGGCACCATCGGCGGCACTTGCGTGAACGTCGGTTGCGTGCCGTCCAAGGCGTTGCTACGACCTGCGGAGCTCTACCACCAGGCCGGCCACTCGCCGTTCGCCGGAGTCGCGACGTTCGCCGGTGATCTCGACCTTGGCGTCCTCATCGCAGCCAAGGATGAACTCGTCGGAGTCCTCCGGCAGGAGAAGTACGTCGATCTTCTCGACGTCTATGACATCGATCTGATCAGAGGAACCGCCCGCTTCACCGGCCCAAATGCCGTCGAGGTCGATGGACGACCGATTACAGCCGGTCGCTACCTCATCGCGACAGGAGCCTCCCCGTGGGTGCCACCGATCGAGGGTCTCGACGATACGGACTATCTGACGTCGACGACCGCTCTCGAGCTGACGGAACTGCCAGAGGAACTGATCGTCGTCGGCGCCAATGCCATCGGTCTCGAGCTCGGACAGCTCTTCGCCCATCTCGGGTCGAAGGTCACTTGGGTCGAAGCGTTGGACCGGATCGCCCCGTTCGAAGAACCCGAGATCTCCGACCTGCTGCGCGGGAACCTCGTCAGTGATGGCGGACAGGTCTACGAGAATGCCGTGGCACGGCGCGCCGGCACAGACGGAGACCGGACATGGCTCGAGATCGAGACCGGCGGCACCGGCGCGCGTCTGGAAGCCGACCGGCTTCTGATCGCCACGGGCCGTCGGGCCAACACGGCGAACCTTGGGCTCGACTTTGCAGATGTTGGAACCGACAAGCACGGCTCAATCGTCGTCGATGCGAGCTTCGCCACCTCGAACCCGGCGGTGTGGGCAGCCGGCGACGTCACCACCATCCCGCAGTTCGTCTACGTCGCCGCCGCCTCCGGCAATATCGCCGCAGAGAACGCGCTGCGCGCTGCGGGACGCGCGATCGACCTCCGCACGATGCCGCGTGTCACATTCACGAGCCCTCCGATTGCTTCGGTCGGCCTCACGGAAGAGGCGGCGCGGGAGACCGGACGCCCGGTCGTGACGTCGATCCTTCCCCTCGATTCCGTGCCCCGGGCGCTGGTGAACCGCGACACCGCCGGAGTGATCAAGCTCGTCGCCGATGAGTCGACCGGAGAGTTGCTCGGCGCACATATGCTGGCGGAGGGAGCCGGTGACGTCATTCAGGCGGCGGTCGTGGCGATGCACTACCACGCAACGGTCGATGAGATCGCCGGAATGTTCCACCCGTATCTGACGATGGCCGAGGCGCTCAAACTCGCCGCCCAGACCTTCAACAAGGACGTCAGAAACCTGTCTTGTTGTGCTGCATGA
- a CDS encoding winged helix-turn-helix transcriptional regulator: MGRPAIIEATPVPLPDEELIARIFRGLGDATRIRILQLLLKGPRSQKEIVEEVGLSQGRVSQHLACLEWCGYLESVRRGRIVEYRVTNARVVALLDLGKGFLDTTTGDIGSCRIVMTEQPMNQD; the protein is encoded by the coding sequence ATGGGACGACCAGCCATCATCGAAGCAACCCCGGTTCCGCTCCCCGACGAGGAACTCATCGCCCGCATCTTCCGAGGGCTCGGTGACGCAACCCGGATCCGCATTCTTCAGCTTCTCCTGAAAGGCCCTCGAAGCCAAAAGGAGATCGTCGAAGAAGTCGGCCTCTCCCAGGGACGCGTCTCACAACATCTCGCGTGCCTCGAGTGGTGCGGATACCTCGAAAGCGTACGGCGCGGCCGTATCGTGGAGTACCGGGTTACGAACGCGCGAGTTGTCGCTCTGCTCGATCTCGGCAAAGGATTCCTCGACACGACCACTGGCGATATCGGGTCGTGCCGCATCGTGATGACCGAACAACCTATGAACCAGGACTGA
- a CDS encoding sigma-70 family RNA polymerase sigma factor: protein MATTPRPNWTTLTDEQFTAAALYDDRDWLGELLSRYQERLWRCAHRMVSPGESEDAIQEINERILRGIPRFRGDSTIGTWIFAVARNTCLDVRRRRKPPTCSSDAIPEDIPGASRPADAFDISILGCRTALAIHELPKGQAGVVVLRLGWGFSTAETATRLGISEDAVKARLRRARRQLQSALAQQIACPRCGPGTYAVTGSTVV, encoded by the coding sequence ATGGCCACGACTCCCAGGCCGAATTGGACGACACTGACGGACGAACAGTTCACGGCCGCGGCGCTCTATGACGACCGCGACTGGCTCGGTGAACTGTTGAGCCGCTACCAAGAGCGACTCTGGAGGTGTGCACACCGAATGGTGTCACCCGGAGAAAGCGAGGACGCCATCCAGGAGATCAACGAGCGCATCCTCAGAGGCATCCCTCGGTTCCGAGGTGACTCGACGATCGGCACATGGATCTTCGCGGTGGCACGCAATACCTGCCTCGATGTCAGACGCAGAAGGAAACCTCCCACCTGTTCGTCCGATGCCATCCCCGAAGACATTCCCGGTGCAAGCCGGCCTGCCGATGCCTTCGATATCTCGATACTGGGATGCCGGACCGCCTTGGCCATTCATGAACTACCCAAGGGACAGGCCGGCGTCGTCGTTCTTCGCCTCGGCTGGGGCTTCTCGACCGCCGAAACCGCGACACGTCTCGGAATCTCCGAAGACGCTGTAAAAGCCAGGCTTCGCCGTGCTCGCCGACAGTTGCAGTCGGCCCTCGCCCAACAGATCGCATGCCCACGTTGCGGACCGGGCACCTACGCCGTCACCGGCAGCACGGTCGTGTGA